TGTCCACTTGGATCCTCAGATACCGTCCACGAGGAATATGATCGGCAACGACAATGGCTTTCCTTATCTTCGAACCCGGCGGATTGATCTTAATGTTCCTTTTGATATTGAGGAGGAGGAACAAGAGCAACCATCCACTTCAGATGATTCAcaattttttcttcattaggaGTTTGGGTACGTATATTTCAGTTTTAGTAtaactaaataatttttttttttttttgtattgtaAATTTGTGAAACCTTTTtagattaatataataaaattaattaatttaaattaaatacataaaaaaatttggataaattacattttacctccTCAACTTTGGGTTGCATAACAATCTCATATATCATCTTTTAAATATTGCTATATTATACATCAATTCACAAATTCGTTGCAATATCATACATCCGTcaacatttttgttaatttttatgttaaataCTGATGTGGCAAACACAGGTCCGCTCCCTTACCTAACTaggttataaaattaatttaatattgacAATTAAAGAATTTCTAGTTCTaagttaaattaaaattaacaaataaattgtTCTaagttaaattaaaattaacaaataaattgaTGGATATTTTAACGGAGGTTTAAGATTTCAACAAATTTGTAAGTTTACTTAagacattgcaatgtttaaaagaTAAAGTATAACTTTGTTATAAGACTCAAAGTTAAGGTGGTAAcatgtaatttacccaagaaTTTAAACAGTTTTCAATCTGGAGAAACAACGATTTCATATCTGTAGGTAGCTACTGGCTAATTATTAGAAAAACAGAAACCACATTTGTATCCTAAAGTACATTTGACTGTGAGTAGAAACCATATTTGTATCCTAAAGTACAAATGTAGAAAACATGGCCATAATTTCACAGGTATCTGTCCCTATATATTAATTCCTTGCAGATTCTGCGATGGAATTTGGGTCAAAATTGCAGCCTACTGTGTCTTGATAcatttttggttttggataAATACTCTGTTTCCTGCCTTTTGCCATTTTTGGGTCCTTTGTTTTCTCTGTTGCTGCTGGGACAGAGTCCATTAGATTTGCCcgtttattttctttgctttaGGTGTGAGATGCAATACAATCTTGATGAAAGGAAATGTACAAGCTAGCGAGGCTATCAGTAGTAGTATGGACACTGGTGGAGGTTGGCAGCTGGCATATATATATTCTGACCGAGCAGGCGAAGAcgggaagaaggaaggaggagttCAAAGAGTGTATTTGCATCAGGATAGTGCACTTTGGTGTCAGCCTGCGTCGGTTGTTTCAATTTCTGGTGTAAGACAAGAAAGGAAGCTCATTCATGCTGGTCTGGTTAGTCAGCCTGATGTTTCAGAAACTTTCTTGTTTGTCAACCTTCTATGTTGTCGGGTGCATCGATTCTTGGATATTTGTTTACTTGAAGGTGCCTGAAACTAAGGGCATGCCTCTTGAAGTCATCTCTGAGTTCTTTGCTGCAGGTGTAAACCCAGCTGCTGCTGATGCATCTGCGGATTTCAATGAAAAGTGATTTGATTGTTTAGAGGGTTTGAAATTTGGTTTTATTTTAGACTGGGATTGTGAGGACAGGACTTGAGTTGGAGAAGTGCTTATGACTAGATTGCTTTTTTTGAAAGTGATTTTCTAATCATCACTGTCCCTCCCTTAATGCTGCACAAGTATATTTGATACCATGCTTCCTAATCATAGACTCATAAGGTAACATGTTTTGTTCTACTATTTGCACTTATAAATTTGAGAAATCCCTTAGCTAATCCCAAATACTGATTGAAGTTTAAAACAGTCTACTTAACCACCCTTGTAGTTCCAAATGATTTTTGTCAATGTATTTGGTGGCTACACTTATATTTTCCTATCTATTTAATTTTAAGCAGATATATATTGTTGCACACACTCTTTCTTATTATTGTGATCATATACCAAATAACTCAATATAGATCACCAAAATTCTGACTGAagtatggtttaattttttgttagatATGAAACTGATCAAAATCAAATTGCACATGCGtgacattttatttaaaaaatcttGTGTCTAACATTAATTTGATTTACATACTGTCCTATAAGATCTTATTTAACTCGTGACAAATAATAGTATATGACTCgctaatttttttacaaaagaGAAATTCACTAATTTTACAACGACCAATATATATGTACTTGAGTTTGAATTTTCATTCTTGCAACGTAGATTatttttagagtaaattgtacgaatggtccctcaactttaatcaaattggagcaatggtccctcaactaaaaatctattaccattggtccctcaacttatcaaaatttatagctatagtcattttcatcaattttgtcaaaattttgtcaaaataagctatgttggaatgaccatttatataattagggtccctcaactcatcaaagtgtataattatggtttttttcgtcaactatgtcaaaatttttgtcaaaacgagttatattggaaggaccattgctacaattgagttaaagttgaaggaccatttctccacttgaattaaagttcagggaccaatggtaatggatttttagttgagggaccatagttgcacattttgataagttgagggaccaaaggtaatgaatttttagttgagggaccattgctccaattgagttaaagttaagggaccatagctacaatttactcttttttttataagttaAAAAAGGAACTGTTTTTAACTGCAGCCTAAGCCGAGCCCAGTTGGCGTGTAGCACCAGCAATAGGAAAGTCTGCTGAGAAAAGTCAGTCATCGTCTTCACTAAATTGAGTTagaggaattagggttttagaTTTGAAAAGATCCAAACTTTATCATTCTCTCCGAAAGTAATCAGAGAAATGGAAAGTCAATCAAAGGACGGAGACTCGCTGGAGAAGCGGCCCGGCATCTTCTTCCTCGACTCCCCCGGCGTCGGCAACCGCTCTCTCATTACGCGTAAGCTCTCTCTCCTTTGACCGATACTAAGCATGATCTGTTGATTTGTTGGATTACTGGGTTTGGATTTTGGCGATGcttctcattcttcatcgtcaTCTCAGCCGGTAGTCAATGGGTatgtaaattttgaattttgggatCAAAGAATTCAATTTTAGGAATTTTGGGTACAAAGAATACAACTTTTAGGAATTTTGGGAACAAAGAATTcgttttgaattcttttgaaacgtgaattttgatgatttttgtgttaaaaaaatAGGTGGAATATCTCTACAATGTACTACACAGCTGACGTTTCGGTATGGATGGCTCATCTCCATGACGAATTTTCGATTGAGTCCCTCCCAATATTTGACCAGTTGGCTGCCTTGATCTTGGTTTTCGACACAACTGAGGTTTCGGTCTCTTGCCACTCACTCTTTGTCACTTTGTTTACTTATTTAGCATGATTTTCGAAGTGTCTTGTATCAATTTGCCCGCATTATGCTGCAGTTGTCGTCTCTGTCTGCGCTTCAGAAATGGGTATCTCGAACTGATCTTCAAAAGTTCGATATACTAGTGTGCATAGGGAATAAGGTTGATCTTGTTCCGGGTCACCCGGTTCATACCGAATATAGAAGACGACTGCAGAAGCTTGGAGACCCGTTTGCTGATGACGGTCCAGGGTTCACTGTGTATGGAATCACCGAGGCTGAAGGAAGCAGTTTATTGGGGGATGACGAGTCATCATAGGAGGCCAGAGGCACATGTTTGGAATGGTGCACTGAGCATAACATTGAGTTCGTCGAAGCTTATGCTGATTTTAACAAATGTAAGGCAGCCCTTCTTTCTGACTCGTATTTTATGGCAAGTTTTATACGAAAGTGAAAGTTTGAAGCCGGATGAGATGTCAAGTTGTTACTAGGCAGCAGTTTAGGAGTGGTTAGGGGAATGTGGTTTAGCCAATTACATAAAAACGTGgtcgtcacaactaaaaatttctcgggAATGTGGGAGAATAATAGGGTTTGGCCAATTAGGCGTTTGACTAATATATGTACCAAGAGTGGCTTGAGCGGCAGATCAACTTAATCAATTGGCATAACCACATAAGCAGCACACAGGATAAACTCAATTGAACGAGTTGGTGCTCAGGCTCTTTTGTTCAtgaagaaatttttcattattgTGCCTGGAACAGAGGTGGGATACCACATATTATTAGATAAGTGGAGAGAAGTTTTATTtgtctaagtttttttttaatttttgttaacacaaatatctcacttgtttagtgacacgtggtgtatcacCATGTGCTCTAGgtatactgaaaaatctctccactcTATCTCTGTCACCTCATAgtttaactttaatttttatgCTAACATtacaaaacattattttaaaagtatGAAGTGGCAGAGATTCTATGGAGACTAGGAATATAAGTTGCTttttaagattttttatttGACCAATGTGATATTTTGGTTAGGTAAGTAATCGAAAGTGAACGTTCTTAGTTATCTGAAAACATTTTTCTGATAGTTTTAGAAGCAGCCCAAGTGACCGATTCGATATTTAGGTTAGGAGGTTAATGATTATGTACAAGCGTCATTTTCAAAATCTAAAGCACTTATAAACTATCATGAAGTAAACGTTCTTGATAATCTAAAGCACTTACaaattattaagaaaaggataTTCTTAGTTATCTGAAAACATTTTTTCTCAATAATTTTTAGATGCAATTTCGCAGTGTTGAGATGTTAGCTTCGAAGGCACTCCAACTTGCAAAGAGTGCTCAACAAAGTTCAACAAAAgtagaaacaaaatcaattaaaaatccCAACTCACAAGTGAGAGCAATGGTTATGCTTCAAGGTCCAACCATCAGACCTctttaaggccatctccaactgatggCTGGCCAAAGggttcgttttagccctctgccCCTCCAAGATTCtttaagatattaatattttaatgaatagtacagggtcatatttgcctccgtttCCAACTGAGGGCAAGAgagccagagggctcgttttagccatgtcacaaaaaaccgtctccaaccgagggctaaagggtcatagggccaaacataatttattatttaaaaactacaacttaaattcaaccCATTTAAAAACCGTCTCcatttaagtttcatgttgtataatttttatgttggttaatgttatttaatgttgtttcatattgtttaatgtgacttaatttaatttaatgttgtataatggcttaggaagttataggaaaaaaatggaattttaaaaaatatgaaacaaattttgtgaaatagaagttataggaaaaaatagaagtcatatgaaaaattttgtatataaaaaataataataaaactgtaaaaaaaaaaaattcaaatgcaacggctagctgttgcatttgaattttttcttaagaaatcctgtcggttataatcgacaggaatacatgctattatttagtataaatgtattactgtcggttataaccgataggaataacaaaacataaaaaataaaaataaaaaagccagCCCCGGGATGGCTGGCTGGCTGCAGCCCTCCAGCCTTCTAGCCCTCTCTGATtctgtggggccctcccagattccaaagccctctggcctagccctcggttggagacggttttcgggctattttcgaccCTCTGGCCTTCTaaacccttcggttggagatggcctaagttaGGCttcaattttatttcatttcccACTACAAAATTTCCAAGCATCTATACGGCTATACCCCATTGACCCTTCGCCCGCTTTATGCAATCTAGAAAAATCATTTACAAACGAGAAATTCTAAAGGAATTCTTTCAAAACGGAACTTTTCATGAACTCTCCGTCACAAAAAAGAATTCAATTTTGTGTCTCCTTCACATGCAAGAATTCAATTTATACCTAGCTGATGTACATCATTGGATAAAATTCCAAAACTACGAGTGCTTTGGATTCTGAACCTGACTAATTACTGTAGACTAAGCGGTGATGAGATGGCAAAGTTGGAAATAACTCGTTGAATAAGGTTCATTTctgatgaaatgaaaattaattttgttgataactgtaattatttaatatatatatatatattactgcAAGAACTTCTTCTGCGTtctgaattgaaaattgttcttccaaaacaatgaaattcCGAAGTGGTTCTAATATACCTCCTAACATCCAACAACGTTTTGGCTAATTCCCATCCGAGGGTAGTGTGAAGGGATGCGATAGGGAATTGGGACCCTGACATAGACTGATAATTGTAACGTGGGGAATGGGGACAATCTCCAACTCTT
This is a stretch of genomic DNA from Malus domestica chromosome 02, GDT2T_hap1. It encodes these proteins:
- the LOC139189249 gene encoding uncharacterized protein, coding for MYYTADVSVWMAHLHDEFSIESLPIFDQLAALILVFDTTELSSLSALQKWVSRTDLQKFDILVCIGNKVDLVPGHPVHTEYRRRLQKLGDPFADDGPGFTVYGITEAEGSSLLGDDESS